One segment of Prionailurus bengalensis isolate Pbe53 chromosome D4, Fcat_Pben_1.1_paternal_pri, whole genome shotgun sequence DNA contains the following:
- the LOC122474618 gene encoding spermatogenesis-associated protein 31A6-like produces the protein MENFFSLRSTGTSWLSSGPTSWVIDAIFAFLCGLGLFLLLLPCFQSNPSLSPAKTYRNIRKHQVELRRRSKSKKKSGALKACRNCLKELEGARSLISLLQSCLGRLPDKGGFHQFLSQDIPGEVCKAVPAGAHQPCREPMDAAAPTMSLLATPVPLTQRPLLLGSMTSSVSVHSHSSLSASSPPEPFLPLNSLLPQPLALSPLPPCPLNSEACPPPLRTSSAPQPPDSILTLPQCDSLAFPPSTIPQRSSHTPWSASAVPAISGLGHSSCPISALSWWHTAAKALCLSTSSNYESQQEHLSHHSPEASFWGNPTNRQVGAASPSLLSSDNQKLLEIQVTKRVKVKIWKEKEKDESYPKQISPDYHLNSLGNMLKSLSPEQNTSLQHFWSTKGKPEQLPGHQKLSYPKVLGHHLQQKYNQLFWGLPSLHSESLVATAWISKGSSVPQSSSFLFNGISSACPTQMQAKLSPLLSQSQPPSQLEFQSQPLVSSVPQFQPPSLAQILTQDHRQSSLPILSPSPPQIEACEVSCPIAQDKSQFLIPPEIQHPEWPLLQKQLESGWALSSVVKRSQEVFSVFTSNLPEDSWAVSLLPENFPISAELRKQLEQHLQKWLIEHRWELPRKIQESLELRQLQGELPGTCQAKGKHGPSRPSACAGKSNKDTQKVEFQLSQGMGKGLGYILGKVPKDLSRDSEGSLMGFQEVSSGESECDLGLSMSDSGSDLLKSLDKNLENILKDHLGRKLGKISGSLIPVSVHKSWLAVNHAFPKSNTHKEIRNLRILKCWGPYVNTSHRVSFLNPDIEEVLEAHIIRFWVRHRWGLPLKALKPINLFKLKKVQPLPILQFAFNPSATCVSGTASITKFAESLGRPSQACLGKKVVAEESGLTLERPLFAPSPMYEEIQRALVRTPSDDNQGSSKASLTGQDNRPPSQSFTLNLMGRTPQSDSAEWAEKSSLELSPSSAMAGNEPREENEDWASQDPCHRVAMLKMNLGPQYLRSEKAREAVEAKPPTLQPRPILGTNVLTKPQTINAHMGGLDTSKKLSRMSATQDPGESCLNTEVSEFKSKLKIKPENQSQDCPTHVILAVDNLASQAPQCYPQTVPTGDKIASQMLYGLMANQRSCLRQQDPMNSGLQDSWKSQSKMTASTYKREDCRRPNSGTNKERFEELRTSQAESMSHLSPVRGIVDSVRNRCIQFLPEKKQSPPENLFRKRMRHFFQWIFLNRKVKGQNTMQKCKPVIASAQSQGPVKSISIMANETAEAQALMTAVGQILEEKMAIHHGLHGTKLNFVHKQELQAPVCGCFCYHRVPFYPEHGRMSYTTHNHQDTSNGQSSSFKERQVKHRQSLKSVRFEDEQLDPRHLPSLPPKKTLSPGSPCHYRPRMPGAPGYHQHCPRHCLLQASLFGRS, from the exons ATGGAGAATTTCTTTTCCCTGAGAAGCACTGGTACCTCCTGGCTGAGCTCTGGTCCCACCTCCTGGGTGATTGATGCCATCTTTGCCTTCCTGTGTGGACTGGGGCTCTTCCTTCTGTTACTCCCTTGTTTTCAGAGTAATCCATCCTTATCACCAGCTAAGACATATAGAAATATCAGGAAG CATCAAGTGGAGCTGAGGAGGAGGagcaagagtaagaaaaaaagcgGAGCTTTGAAAG CTTGCAGAAATTGCCTGAAAGAACTGGAGGGAGCTCGCAGTCTGATTTCACTTCTGCAAAG CTGCCTGGGGAGGCTCCCTGACAAGGGTGGCTTTCATCAATTCTTATCTCAAGACATCCCTGGTGAGGTGTGCAAAGCAGTGCCTGCTGGAGCCCACCAGCCATGCAGGGAGCCTATGGATGCTGCTGCTCCCACCATGTCCCTGTTGGCTACCCCAGTTCCTCTGACTCAGCGCCCTCTACTTCTTGGCTCAATGACTTCTTCAGTTTCTGTTCATTCCCACTCATCTCTGAGTGCCTCTTCGCCACCAGAGCCTTTCCTTCCCCTCAACAGCCTTTTGCCCCAGCCACTtgctctttcccctctgcctccatGTCCCCTTAATTCAGAGGCCTGCCCTCCACCTCTGAGAACTTCCTCTGCCCCACAACCTCCAGACTCTATTCTGACTCTTCCTCAATGTGACTCCTTGGCATTCCCACCGAGCACCATTCCACAGAGGTCATCTCACACCCCTTGGTCAGCTTCTGCTGTTCCAGCCATCTCAGGCCTTGGCCACTCAAGTTGTCCCATTTCAGCCTTGTCATGGTGGCACACTGCTGCCAAAGCCCTGTGCCTCTCAACCTCATCAAATTATGAGTCTCAGCAAGAACACCTTTCCCACCACTCACCAGAGGCCTCATTCTGGGGAAACCCCACCAACAGACAGGTAGGAGCTGCTAGCCCCTCTTTGCTGAGCTCAGATAATCAGAAGCTCCTGGAAATACAAGTCACAAAGAGAGTCAAGGTCaagatttggaaagaaaaagaaaaagatgaatcaTATCCAAAACAAATAAGCCCAGACTACCACCTGAATTCTTTGGGGAATATGTTGAAGTCACTGAGTCCTGAACAGAACACAAGCCTCCAACACTTCTGGAGTacaaaaggaaaaccagagcAGCTGCCTGGTCATCAGAAGCTCTCATATCCTAAGGTCTTGGGACACCATCTACAGCAGAAATATAACCAACTTTTCTGGGGTCTCCCCTCTCTACACAGCGAATCTCTGGTAGCTACTGCCTGGATCTCTAAGGGATCTTCAGTGCCACagtcttcctctttcttattcAATGGAATCTCAAGTGCCTGCCCAACTCAAATGCAGGCTAAACTATCTCCACTGCTTTCTCAGTCCCAGCCCCCGTCCCAACTGGAGTTCCAATCTCAACCCTTGGTTTCATCTGTACCTCAATTTCAACCACCATCTCTGGCTCAGATCCTGACCCAGGATCATCGCCAATCCTCTCTTCCAATCCTATCACCTTCGCCACCTCAGATTGAGGCCTGTGAAGTATCTTGCCCTATAGCCCAGGATAAGTCACAATTTCTCATCCCTCCTGAGATTCAACATCCAGAATGGCCTTTGTTGCAGAAGCAACTAGAAAGTGGGTGGGCTTTATCCTCTGTAGTCAAAAGATCTCAAGAAGTCTTTAGTGTCTTCACTTCCAATCTTCCTGAGGACAGTTGGGcagtctccctccttcctgagAACTTTCCAATCAGTGCTGAACTCCGTAAGCAACTGGAGCAACACCTACAAAAGTGGCTTATTGAACACCGGTGGGAGCTGCCCCGTAAGATCCAAGAGTCTCTGGAACTAAGGCAGCTTCAGGGTGAATTACCAGGGACATGTCAGGCAAAGGGCAAGCATGGGCCCTCACGTCCCTCTGCATGTGCAGGTAAAAGCAACAAGGATACACAGAAAGTGGAGTTCCAGCTAAGCCAGGGCATGGGCAAGGGCCTGGGGTATATTTTGGGGAAGGTCCCAAAAGATCTCTCCAGGGACTCAGAAGGCTCCCTAATGGGGTTTCAGGAAGTAAGCTCTGGAGAGTCAGAATGTGACTTGGGGTTGTCAATGAGTGACTCAGGGAGCGATTTGCTAAAGAGCTTAGATAAGAATCTAGAAAACATCCTGAAAGACCATTTGGGTAGGAAGTTGGGGAAGATCAGTGGGAGTTTGATCCCTGTGAGTGTGCACAAATCCTGGCTTGCAGTCAACCATGCTTTTCCCAAGTCCAACACTCACAAGGAAATCAGAAACCTAAGAATCTTGAAGTGTTGGGGACCATATGTGAACACCTCCCACAGGGTTTCCTTCCTCAATCCAGACATTGAAGAAGTGCTGGAAGCACATATTATAAGGTTTTGGGTGAGGCACAGGTGGGGTCTACCCCTCAAGGCTCTTAAGCCCATAAATCTATTTAAGTTGAAAAAGGTTCAACCTTTGCCCATTCTGCAGTTTGCCTTTAACCCCTCAGCCACCTGTGTATCTGGAACTGCCTCAATAACCAAATTTGCCGAATCCCTGGGAAGACCTTCTCAGGCATGTCTGGGAAAGAAAGTTGTAGCAGAAGAGTCAGGTCTCACCCTGGAGAggcctctctttgccccttcacCTATGTATGAGGAAATCCAGAGGGCCCTGGTAAGGACCCCATCTGATGACAACCAGGGGTCCTCAAAGGCCTCTCTGACTGGACAGGATAACAGGCCACCTTCTCAGTCCTTCACACTCAACCTCATGGGCAGAACTCCGCAGAGTGATTCTGCAGAATGGGCTGAGAAGAGCAGCCTAGAGCTGAGTCCCAGTTCAGCAATGGCCGGGAATGAGCCAAGAGAGGAGAATGAGGATTGGGCCTCACAAGACCCCTGCCATAGGGTAGCAATGCTGAAGATGAACTTAGGACCCCAATATCTTAGGTCTGAAAAGGCCAGGGAGGCAGTGGAGGCCAAGCCTCCTACTCTTCAGCCAAGACCCATCTTGGGAACCAATGTGCtcacaaaaccccaaaccataaATGCACATATGGGGGGTTTAGATACCAGTAAAAAACTTTCTAGAATGTCTGCTACCCAAGATCCTGGAGAGTCATGCCTTAACACAGAGGTTAGTGAATTTAAGTCCAAATTGAAGATAAAGCCAGAGAACCAGTCTCAAGACTGTCCTACACACGTGATCCTTGCTGTAGACAACTTGGCTTCTCAGGCACCTCAGTGTTATCCCCAGACAGTGCCTACTGGAGACAAGATAGCTTCCCAGATGCTGTATGGCTTAATGGCAAACCAAAGGAGCTGCTTAAGGCAGCAAGATCCCATGAACTCTGGACTTCAGGACTCATGGAAGAGCCAGAGCAAGATGACTGCCTCTACTTATAAGAGAGAGGACTGTAGGAGGCCCAACTCAGGAACGAATAAAGAACGGTTTGAAGAATTGAGGACCTCTCAAGCTGAAAGTATGAGTCACCTTTCCCCAGTCAGAGGAATAGTAGACTCTGTTAGGAACAGATGCATACAGTTCCTGCCAGAGAAGAAACAAAGTCCTCCAGAAAACCTCTTCAGAAAAAGGATGAGGCACTTTTTTCAATGGATTTTCCTCAATAGAAAAGTCAAAGGTCAGAACACTATGCAAAAATGTAAGCCAGTAATAGCCTCTGCCCAGAGCCAAGGACCAGTCAAAAGCATATCAATTATGGCTAATGAGACTGCTGAGGCTCAGGCACTCATGACAGCTGTTGGacaaattctagaggagaaaatggCAATCCACCATGGACTTCATGGCACAAAGTTAAACTTTGTGCACAAACAGGAACTCCAAGCACCAGTATGTGGGTGTTTCTGCTACCACAGGGTTCCCTTCTATCCAGAGCATGGGAGAATGAGTTATACAACCCACAATCACCAAGACACCTCCAATGGTCAAAGTAGCTCTTTCAAGGAAAGGCAGGTTAAACACCGACAGTCCTTGAAAAGTGTAAGATTTGAGGATGAGCAACTGGACCCAAGGCACCTCCCATCCCTGCCTCCCAAGAAGACTTTGTCTCCAGGCAGTCCCTGCCACTATAGGCCAAGGatgccaggtgccccaggctacCATCAACACTGTCCACGGCACTGTCTTCTTCAGGCCTCCCTGTTTGGTCGATCATAA